A portion of the Sulfuricurvum kujiense DSM 16994 genome contains these proteins:
- the gltB gene encoding glutamate synthase large subunit — translation MEYQDLLRSFKDNCGFGLIANIKNRPSHENLENAITALERMMHRGAVAADGKTGDGSGLLLSLPHEFMRTCASEAGVELPEMYAVAVVFTRDASTLARFEQICVANDLKVVLNRRVPVDTNALGEQALATLPEIHHIFITANSLMASQRFDALLYLSRKEIEHALVDDQDFYIASMSSRVVSYKGLIMPTHIKEFYTDLQNENFKISFALFHQRFSTNTLPKWRLAQPFRAVAHNGEINSVEANRFNVAVKSESIKSEVFTDEEIARLLPILQPGGSDSASADNFFEFLIINGMDFFKAARAVIPAPWQNAPHMDPQLRAFYEYHSTVFEAWDGPAAFSLTDGRYIGCVLDRNGLRPSKYIITKDDTLLIASEYGVIDIPEDQIKERGRLQSGQMIGLDLKFGKVLKDEDINQYLKSSNPYMKWLNDHMIYLQEHVEEQYSTRCEYDTNNLIERQRYFNITQEVVEQVIEPMMRDGKEAVGSMGDDTPLAAFSTVQRNFSDYFKQRFAQVTNPPIDPIREKVVMSLNTGFGETHNILDEIPSHANRLKAISPIIVREKLDVLKSFGDKKSPRYQSFYSNQEFSTAYSGALKPALEALVEKVIKAVREEGVRIVILDDSGFDKEHKAIPMLMAVGRISRALLDAKIRHLASIVACTSEVIDSHGAATLIAYGASAVYPSLLFATVAARAENSVNDVNCSEAFKSVHHALNAGLLKIMSKMGIATIASYRNSGLFDVMGLSKEIVHECFGESYVMIPGLTYEDIDARLDRNHKDAFEVGGFNKIFPLKIGGYYKFYNGQEHHDFSPDVIHAIHRVSKTGKREDFDKLSALVNGRGQKFIRDFFEFKSDRSPIDISEVEPKEAIFKRFASAAMSLGSISPEAHECLAVAMNTIGAQSNSGEGGEDAARFGTLKNSKIKQVASGRFGVTPAYLRSAEEIQIKVAQGAKPGEGGQLPGHKVSGLIARLRYTMPGVTLISPPPHHDIYSIEDLAQLIFDMKQVNPNAKVAVKLVSSAGVGTIAAGVAKAYADKIIISGGDGGTGAAPLTSIKFAGNPWELGLSEAHNALKVNNLRGLVHVQTDGGLKTGQDIVKAALLGAESYAFGTGALTIIGCKMLRICHVNKCSVGIATQNEKLRSEYFNGTVEQLINYFTYLAEDVRKIMAQLGYKTIEELVGRSDLLRVIDTEFAQKFDFSSVLHREEGFNTCQSASNEPFDSNEFEKEVLAEAMDAIKNPERPIRIVRDICNLNRSFGARISGEIAHYYGDGGLKSDTIRIDLKGIAGQALGAFLINGVSIRLEGVANDYIGKGMHGGKIVIKSKNQGERFSAGGNTCLYGATGGKLFIAGSVGERFAVRNSGALAIVEGTGDNACEYMTGGVAVILGKTGINFGAGMTGGFAFVYDQDHSFVENVNRELIDALRIDTDDGDEARHYLKRLLKEYVAETESEMAQELLKNFRVEIRNFWLVRPKNLTKLPLNPDKGD, via the coding sequence GTGGAATACCAAGACCTATTACGATCATTTAAAGATAACTGCGGATTCGGTTTGATTGCAAACATCAAAAACCGTCCTTCGCATGAAAATTTAGAAAATGCTATTACTGCGCTCGAGAGAATGATGCACCGCGGAGCGGTAGCAGCCGACGGAAAGACGGGGGACGGAAGCGGATTGCTCCTTTCCCTTCCTCACGAATTTATGCGTACCTGCGCTTCGGAAGCGGGGGTTGAACTCCCTGAAATGTACGCGGTTGCCGTAGTTTTTACCCGTGATGCCTCAACATTAGCGCGCTTTGAGCAAATTTGTGTTGCCAATGATCTTAAAGTGGTCCTGAACCGACGTGTACCGGTTGATACCAACGCTCTTGGAGAGCAGGCTCTTGCAACGTTGCCGGAAATTCACCATATTTTTATTACCGCGAACTCTTTGATGGCAAGCCAGCGTTTTGATGCATTATTGTATTTGAGCCGAAAAGAGATCGAGCATGCTCTTGTGGATGATCAAGATTTTTACATCGCATCGATGAGCTCACGTGTCGTTTCGTATAAAGGTTTGATTATGCCGACGCATATCAAAGAATTTTATACCGATTTGCAAAACGAAAATTTCAAAATCTCTTTTGCCCTTTTCCATCAGCGTTTCTCTACCAATACCCTTCCAAAATGGCGTTTGGCTCAACCGTTCCGTGCGGTTGCCCATAACGGTGAGATCAACTCGGTTGAGGCGAACCGCTTCAACGTAGCGGTTAAATCCGAATCGATCAAAAGTGAAGTATTTACCGACGAAGAGATCGCACGCCTTCTCCCGATCCTTCAGCCGGGCGGATCGGACAGTGCGAGTGCCGATAACTTTTTCGAGTTTTTGATCATCAACGGAATGGATTTCTTTAAAGCGGCGCGTGCCGTTATCCCCGCTCCGTGGCAAAATGCCCCGCATATGGACCCGCAGCTGAGAGCGTTTTACGAATACCACTCTACCGTTTTCGAAGCATGGGACGGCCCTGCGGCATTCTCACTGACGGATGGCCGCTATATCGGATGTGTACTGGATCGTAACGGTCTTCGCCCGTCCAAATATATCATTACAAAAGATGATACCCTCTTAATCGCAAGCGAATACGGTGTTATCGATATCCCCGAAGATCAGATTAAAGAGCGCGGACGTTTGCAGTCAGGCCAAATGATCGGTTTGGATCTTAAATTCGGAAAAGTGCTTAAAGACGAAGATATCAACCAGTATCTCAAATCGTCCAACCCGTATATGAAATGGCTCAACGACCATATGATCTACCTTCAGGAACATGTGGAAGAGCAATATTCTACCCGTTGTGAATACGACACAAACAATTTGATCGAGCGTCAGCGCTATTTCAACATTACCCAAGAGGTGGTTGAACAGGTGATCGAACCGATGATGCGAGACGGAAAAGAAGCGGTCGGATCGATGGGGGATGATACTCCGTTGGCGGCGTTCAGTACCGTACAACGCAACTTCTCCGATTATTTCAAACAGCGTTTTGCTCAAGTTACGAATCCGCCGATCGACCCGATACGCGAAAAAGTGGTGATGAGTCTCAACACCGGATTCGGAGAAACGCACAATATTCTCGATGAGATTCCGTCGCATGCGAACCGTCTCAAAGCGATTTCACCGATTATCGTCCGTGAAAAACTTGATGTTCTCAAATCGTTCGGAGATAAAAAATCGCCGCGATATCAATCGTTTTATTCCAATCAAGAGTTCTCAACCGCTTACAGCGGTGCACTGAAGCCGGCGCTTGAAGCGTTGGTTGAAAAAGTGATTAAAGCAGTCCGCGAAGAGGGTGTCCGTATCGTTATCCTGGATGACAGCGGTTTTGACAAAGAGCACAAAGCGATCCCGATGCTAATGGCGGTAGGGCGTATCAGCCGTGCGTTGCTGGATGCAAAAATCCGCCATTTGGCTTCTATCGTCGCCTGTACCTCTGAGGTGATCGATTCTCACGGAGCGGCGACCTTGATCGCGTACGGTGCAAGCGCCGTTTATCCGAGCCTATTGTTTGCAACCGTAGCGGCACGTGCCGAGAACAGCGTCAATGATGTGAACTGTTCCGAAGCGTTTAAATCGGTCCATCATGCCCTCAATGCGGGACTTCTTAAAATCATGTCGAAAATGGGGATTGCAACGATCGCATCGTATCGCAATTCAGGACTTTTCGATGTTATGGGTCTTAGTAAAGAGATTGTTCATGAGTGTTTCGGAGAATCGTATGTGATGATTCCGGGACTCACCTATGAGGATATCGACGCACGACTGGATCGCAATCACAAAGATGCGTTTGAAGTGGGCGGATTTAATAAAATATTCCCGCTTAAAATAGGGGGATACTACAAATTCTACAACGGTCAGGAACACCACGATTTCAGTCCGGATGTGATCCATGCGATTCACCGTGTTTCCAAAACCGGTAAGCGCGAAGATTTTGATAAGCTCAGTGCATTGGTTAACGGCCGCGGACAAAAATTCATCCGTGACTTTTTTGAGTTTAAATCTGACCGTTCTCCGATCGATATCAGCGAAGTGGAACCGAAAGAGGCAATTTTCAAACGGTTTGCCTCGGCTGCAATGTCGCTCGGATCAATCTCACCGGAAGCACATGAGTGTTTGGCGGTAGCGATGAATACCATTGGTGCACAAAGCAACTCGGGTGAGGGCGGTGAAGATGCGGCACGTTTCGGAACGCTCAAAAACTCGAAAATCAAACAGGTAGCATCAGGACGTTTCGGGGTTACTCCGGCGTATCTGCGCTCAGCCGAAGAGATTCAGATCAAAGTAGCCCAAGGGGCAAAACCGGGTGAGGGCGGACAGCTTCCGGGTCATAAAGTCAGCGGCCTGATCGCGCGTCTTCGTTACACGATGCCGGGCGTAACCTTGATTTCACCTCCACCGCACCACGATATTTATTCGATCGAGGATTTGGCGCAGCTGATTTTCGATATGAAACAGGTCAATCCGAATGCGAAAGTGGCGGTTAAACTCGTCTCTTCCGCAGGTGTCGGAACGATTGCGGCGGGTGTTGCTAAAGCGTATGCCGACAAGATCATTATCTCCGGCGGTGACGGCGGAACGGGTGCGGCTCCACTTACCTCGATCAAATTTGCGGGGAATCCGTGGGAACTCGGGCTTTCCGAAGCGCATAACGCATTGAAAGTCAACAATCTTCGCGGATTGGTTCACGTTCAAACCGACGGCGGACTCAAAACGGGTCAGGATATCGTTAAAGCGGCATTGTTGGGTGCGGAGAGTTATGCGTTCGGTACGGGAGCATTGACCATCATCGGATGTAAAATGCTCCGTATCTGTCACGTTAATAAATGTTCGGTCGGAATTGCGACTCAAAACGAAAAATTGCGAAGCGAGTATTTCAACGGAACGGTTGAACAATTGATCAACTATTTCACCTATTTAGCCGAAGATGTCCGTAAAATCATGGCTCAGCTCGGGTATAAAACGATCGAAGAACTGGTCGGGCGCAGCGACTTGCTACGCGTTATCGATACCGAATTTGCACAAAAATTCGATTTCAGTTCGGTGTTGCACCGCGAAGAAGGTTTCAATACCTGCCAAAGCGCTTCAAATGAGCCGTTTGATTCCAACGAGTTTGAAAAAGAGGTTCTCGCTGAGGCGATGGATGCGATCAAAAATCCGGAACGTCCGATCCGAATCGTCCGTGACATCTGCAATCTCAACCGCAGTTTCGGTGCCCGAATCAGCGGTGAAATCGCCCATTACTACGGTGATGGCGGACTTAAATCCGATACGATCCGTATTGATTTAAAAGGGATTGCGGGTCAGGCCCTCGGGGCTTTCTTGATCAACGGTGTCTCAATCCGTCTTGAGGGTGTGGCGAATGACTACATCGGTAAAGGGATGCACGGCGGTAAAATCGTGATCAAATCGAAAAACCAGGGTGAGCGCTTCAGTGCCGGCGGAAATACGTGTCTTTACGGTGCGACGGGCGGTAAACTCTTTATTGCCGGTTCGGTCGGCGAACGTTTCGCGGTACGTAACTCGGGTGCTCTTGCAATAGTCGAGGGGACCGGAGACAATGCGTGTGAATACATGACCGGCGGTGTTGCCGTGATCCTCGGTAAAACGGGTATCAACTTCGGTGCGGGTATGACGGGCGGTTTTGCGTTCGTATACGATCAAGACCACAGTTTTGTCGAAAACGTCAACCGTGAGTTGATCGATGCGCTCCGTATCGATACTGATGATGGGGATGAAGCACGCCACTATCTCAAACGTTTGTTAAAAGAGTATGTAGCAGAGACCGAGAGCGAAATGGCCCAGGAGCTGCTTAAAAACTTCCGTGTTGAAATCCGAAATTTCTGGCTTGTTCGCCCGAAAAACTTAACCAAATTGCCACTCAATCCGGATAAAGGGGACTAA
- a CDS encoding glutamate synthase subunit beta has protein sequence MREFLTIERLDPTKRLVLQRLKDFSEIYEPMSASDATSQSDRCIQCGDPFCLNKCPLHNYIPQWLKSVAEKDLKFAFNLSNEPSPFPEVMGRVCPHDRLCEGDCTLNDGHGAITIGGVETFINEEGFRQGLKPYFPGITTDKKVAIIGSGPAGLSAATYLLRSGIAVTMYERSDRAGGLLTYGIPNFKLDKKIVERRVNLLIEAGLKLVLNCEVGKDIEFDEIADQHDAVFIGIGATKAKGAKISGENASNVYMSMEYLTAIQRKNFALSYDKKFDFKDLDVVVIGGGDTAMDCVRTAKREGAKSVTCLYRRDAHNMPGSVKEYKNAIEEGVDFTFNASPKEVILNDSGKAVGIHMAKTVLGAKDESGRQKMEEVKGGDFNVNADVIIMALGFDPCVPPFLAENGISVNSWGGIIVNDKHETTTAGIYAGGDCYRGADLVVTAAYDGREAARSIVKSLLR, from the coding sequence ATGAGAGAATTTTTAACGATTGAGCGTCTCGACCCCACGAAACGCCTTGTTTTACAACGCCTAAAAGACTTCAGTGAAATTTATGAGCCTATGAGCGCGAGCGATGCAACGTCGCAAAGTGACCGTTGTATCCAATGCGGTGACCCGTTTTGTTTGAATAAATGTCCGCTGCACAACTATATTCCGCAGTGGCTTAAATCGGTTGCCGAAAAAGATTTGAAATTCGCGTTTAACCTCTCCAATGAGCCTTCACCGTTTCCGGAAGTGATGGGACGCGTATGCCCTCACGATCGTCTTTGCGAAGGGGATTGTACCCTTAACGACGGCCACGGTGCGATTACAATCGGCGGTGTGGAGACCTTTATCAACGAAGAGGGATTCCGCCAAGGGCTAAAACCGTACTTTCCGGGAATTACGACGGATAAAAAAGTAGCGATCATCGGTTCAGGTCCTGCGGGTCTTTCTGCGGCAACGTATCTACTCCGCTCCGGTATCGCCGTGACGATGTATGAGCGTTCAGACCGTGCGGGAGGATTGCTCACCTACGGTATCCCGAATTTCAAGCTCGATAAAAAAATCGTAGAGCGCCGTGTCAATCTTTTGATCGAAGCGGGATTGAAACTGGTTCTAAACTGCGAAGTGGGCAAAGATATCGAATTTGACGAGATTGCCGATCAGCACGATGCGGTTTTCATCGGAATCGGTGCGACGAAAGCGAAAGGGGCTAAAATTTCCGGAGAAAATGCGTCGAACGTTTATATGTCGATGGAGTATTTGACCGCTATTCAGCGAAAAAATTTCGCTCTGAGCTATGACAAAAAGTTTGATTTCAAAGACCTCGATGTCGTAGTCATCGGGGGCGGTGATACGGCGATGGACTGTGTCCGTACCGCAAAACGCGAAGGGGCGAAAAGTGTCACGTGTCTCTACCGCCGTGATGCGCATAATATGCCGGGTTCGGTCAAAGAGTACAAAAATGCGATCGAAGAGGGTGTGGATTTCACCTTTAACGCCTCTCCGAAAGAGGTTATCCTAAACGACAGCGGAAAAGCGGTCGGTATCCATATGGCCAAAACCGTTCTCGGTGCCAAAGACGAGTCGGGACGCCAAAAAATGGAAGAGGTCAAAGGGGGCGATTTTAACGTCAATGCCGACGTTATCATAATGGCGCTCGGATTCGATCCGTGCGTCCCTCCGTTCTTAGCCGAAAACGGTATCTCTGTGAACAGCTGGGGCGGTATTATCGTCAACGATAAACACGAAACAACGACGGCGGGAATCTACGCCGGCGGTGACTGCTATCGCGGTGCCGATCTGGTTGTTACGGCTGCGTATGACGGTCGCGAAGCGGCACGCTCTATCGTTAAATCTCTCCTTCGCTAA
- a CDS encoding inositol monophosphatase family protein, translating into MSDFVNAAIAACQEIAALLEEGDSSLYLLHEEGAGGDISNGVDLKAEAICFNRLSPYGSVFSEESGWMSPESSINIILDPIDGSDNFISRLPYYGISIARVTEGNTTEALVCNLANGDIFVRTQNEYYTTTLRASSQKHEITINRSAKIGLFEKAPEHPDLVRKLMEKKLKFRSPGALALSLAYAPYVKYVLFLGTMRPYDIQAGLYLSEHLYVFNDDRYILMCADKELFEQIRSIVEKEYF; encoded by the coding sequence ATGAGCGATTTTGTCAATGCGGCCATCGCCGCATGCCAAGAGATAGCGGCACTCTTGGAAGAGGGTGACTCCTCCTTATACCTTCTTCATGAAGAAGGGGCGGGCGGAGACATCAGCAACGGCGTCGATCTCAAAGCCGAAGCGATCTGTTTTAACCGTCTTTCACCGTACGGTTCGGTATTCTCCGAAGAAAGCGGTTGGATGAGCCCCGAATCTTCGATCAATATCATCCTCGATCCCATCGACGGCAGCGACAATTTTATCTCCAGACTTCCTTATTACGGTATTTCCATTGCGCGCGTTACAGAAGGAAATACAACCGAAGCACTCGTTTGTAATTTGGCAAACGGTGATATTTTCGTCCGCACACAGAACGAATATTATACGACTACGCTGCGCGCTTCTTCCCAAAAACATGAAATTACGATCAACAGATCTGCCAAAATCGGTCTTTTTGAAAAAGCGCCGGAACATCCCGATCTAGTCCGAAAACTGATGGAAAAAAAGCTCAAATTTCGCTCTCCCGGGGCCTTAGCCCTCTCGTTGGCGTATGCCCCTTATGTGAAATATGTGCTATTTTTAGGTACAATGCGGCCATACGATATCCAAGCCGGGCTTTATCTGAGTGAGCACCTTTATGTGTTTAACGATGATAGATATATCCTGATGTGTGCGGATAAAGAGCTTTTTGAGCAGATACGTTCGATTGTAGAAAAGGAGTATTTTTGA
- the accD gene encoding acetyl-CoA carboxylase, carboxyltransferase subunit beta, with amino-acid sequence MSLFNLFGDSEKKKQPTKSEAPSHWVKCPSCQSLMYYKEIEKQNHVCPKCGFHLRIGVKERLALISDEGSFVEYDSNLRPIDPLNFVDKKSYAARVEEGYAKNGTYSSVVSGECTINSVPAQLVVFDFNFMGGSLGSVEGEKIVRAVNRALEKRMGLIIVSASGGARMQESTFSLMQMSKTSAALAKLADAKLPYISLLTDPTMGGVSASFATLGDIIIAEPGALVGFAGQRVIKQTIGSDLPEGFQRAEFLLEKGSIDMIVERSELKETLSDMLKLLLP; translated from the coding sequence TTGAGTCTATTTAACCTGTTCGGGGACTCCGAAAAGAAAAAACAGCCCACTAAAAGCGAGGCGCCGTCTCACTGGGTAAAATGTCCTTCGTGCCAGTCACTGATGTATTACAAAGAGATTGAAAAACAAAACCATGTTTGCCCAAAATGCGGATTTCATCTACGTATCGGTGTTAAAGAGAGACTTGCTTTGATTAGCGACGAGGGGAGTTTTGTCGAATACGACAGCAATCTCCGCCCGATCGATCCGTTGAACTTTGTGGATAAAAAAAGCTATGCGGCGCGTGTCGAAGAGGGATATGCCAAAAACGGAACCTACTCTTCGGTAGTCAGCGGGGAATGTACGATCAACTCTGTTCCCGCACAGCTCGTCGTTTTTGATTTTAATTTCATGGGTGGATCGCTCGGTTCGGTTGAGGGCGAGAAAATCGTCCGTGCCGTAAACCGTGCCTTAGAGAAACGTATGGGGCTGATCATCGTAAGCGCCAGCGGCGGTGCACGGATGCAGGAGAGTACGTTCTCCCTTATGCAGATGTCTAAAACATCGGCAGCGTTAGCGAAGCTTGCGGATGCGAAGCTTCCGTATATCTCATTGCTGACCGATCCGACGATGGGGGGTGTCAGTGCCTCTTTCGCGACACTGGGAGATATCATTATCGCCGAGCCGGGTGCACTGGTCGGATTCGCGGGTCAGCGTGTTATCAAACAAACGATCGGAAGCGATCTTCCCGAAGGATTCCAGCGTGCGGAGTTCCTACTCGAAAAGGGGTCTATCGATATGATCGTGGAGCGCAGCGAACTTAAAGAGACGTTGAGTGATATGCTCAAACTGCTTCTTCCGTAA
- a CDS encoding thiamine phosphate synthase: protein MQLYALCDTQTLHQKGVDTLSFAKRAKSLGASVLQYRNKHSDIATIKTELIALRQVWEGFLIINDHYELAPFCDGVHIGQEDLYTIDPDPARAIKILKMAIGEDKIIGLSTHNVEEIEIANRLDLNYVGLGAYRATSTKSDAKVLGDRLDAIAAHSKHPVAAIGGVKLDDRFQHVAYHVIGSGLL, encoded by the coding sequence ATGCAGCTTTACGCTCTTTGTGACACGCAGACGCTTCATCAAAAGGGGGTAGATACCCTCTCTTTTGCCAAACGTGCCAAATCTCTCGGGGCAAGCGTTCTTCAATACCGCAACAAACACTCCGATATCGCTACCATCAAAACGGAATTGATCGCCCTACGCCAAGTTTGGGAGGGTTTTTTAATCATTAACGATCATTATGAACTTGCCCCCTTTTGCGACGGCGTCCATATCGGTCAGGAAGATTTGTATACGATCGATCCCGATCCCGCACGTGCGATCAAGATCCTGAAAATGGCAATCGGCGAAGATAAAATTATCGGTCTCTCCACCCATAATGTTGAAGAGATTGAGATTGCAAACCGCCTTGACCTTAATTATGTCGGTTTGGGAGCTTATCGCGCTACATCGACAAAATCGGATGCCAAAGTTCTGGGAGATCGTCTCGATGCGATCGCCGCACATTCCAAGCATCCTGTTGCCGCTATCGGCGGAGTGAAACTTGACGATAGATTTCAGCATGTAGCCTATCATGTCATAGGATCGGGACTGTTATGA
- a CDS encoding 23S rRNA (pseudouridine(1915)-N(3))-methyltransferase RlmH yields the protein MNISIVTIAKKERSLYDPLYQEQMKMISRFAKVDDVELFPKEIVKAHTISPEASQAAYSKLLSPMLGKNYSIALHPEGKKMDSFAFSKLISDKISLQFFIGGAYGFEKSFVDQCDAAISLSEMTMSHKIAKAVLLEQIYRAYSLLANHPYHK from the coding sequence ATGAACATTTCCATTGTCACGATAGCGAAAAAAGAGCGTTCCTTATACGATCCCCTCTATCAAGAACAGATGAAAATGATCTCCCGCTTTGCAAAAGTGGACGATGTTGAACTCTTTCCCAAAGAGATTGTCAAAGCGCATACGATCAGTCCTGAAGCATCGCAAGCGGCGTATTCGAAATTATTATCACCGATGTTGGGTAAAAATTACTCGATTGCCCTCCACCCCGAGGGAAAAAAAATGGACAGCTTTGCATTTAGTAAGCTTATAAGTGATAAAATTTCGTTGCAATTTTTTATAGGCGGGGCATACGGCTTTGAAAAAAGTTTCGTAGACCAGTGCGATGCGGCGATCAGCCTCTCTGAGATGACAATGAGCCATAAAATCGCAAAAGCGGTGCTGTTAGAGCAGATATACCGTGCCTATTCACTGTTAGCAAACCATCCGTACCACAAATGA
- the dksA gene encoding RNA polymerase-binding protein DksA has product MRDHELHYFEEILLTRKTQIIKNLTGVESEMNQLRELELNDEGDYASVSNDNMVENAIGSQQMHELDEIEAALGKIKAKQYGICEMCEDDIGFQRLKVKPHAKYCIVCRPIVEKNKH; this is encoded by the coding sequence ATGAGAGACCATGAACTGCATTATTTCGAGGAGATATTACTGACGCGAAAAACTCAGATTATCAAAAATCTTACCGGCGTTGAGAGTGAAATGAACCAGTTGCGTGAGTTGGAACTCAATGACGAGGGTGATTATGCGTCTGTCAGCAATGACAATATGGTAGAAAATGCGATCGGTTCACAACAAATGCATGAACTTGACGAAATTGAAGCTGCACTGGGTAAAATCAAGGCTAAACAATACGGTATTTGCGAAATGTGCGAAGACGACATCGGTTTTCAGCGCCTCAAAGTAAAACCGCATGCAAAATACTGCATTGTCTGTCGTCCGATCGTCGAAAAAAACAAACACTAA
- a CDS encoding tRNA dihydrouridine synthase has protein sequence MTPKLDFSSPVYALAPLAGYTDLPFRNVVKKFGADLTVSEMLSSNALAYGSQKTIKMLERSPNEDPYSVQIAGAEEDIVRRAVEVLNTVDDIDIIDLNCGCPVPKIVCHGSGSALLNDLPRMARIIETIKKTSNKSTLSVKIRLGFETKNHIEIAKLVESCGADFLAVHGRTRAGKFKAPVDYDAIGEIKASIGIPVIANGDIDSFEKAQWVLEHTKADGVMIGRGAVGAPWIFHQLKSGSSAVDPLIKHAIIMEHLDGMVSFYGARGVVTFRKHVHTYSKGYEGASALRDQVNRIDDPVHFRAVVDEFFLTHRQIGEGFKASDMKCEC, from the coding sequence ATGACTCCCAAATTAGATTTTTCTTCACCCGTTTATGCTCTGGCACCGTTAGCCGGTTATACCGATTTGCCGTTTCGCAACGTCGTAAAAAAGTTCGGCGCCGATTTGACGGTAAGCGAGATGCTCAGCTCCAATGCCTTGGCCTACGGCTCGCAAAAAACGATTAAAATGCTAGAACGCAGTCCCAATGAAGATCCCTATTCGGTTCAGATCGCGGGTGCGGAGGAGGATATCGTCCGACGTGCCGTAGAGGTGCTTAATACGGTCGATGATATCGATATTATCGATCTTAACTGCGGATGTCCGGTTCCGAAGATCGTCTGTCACGGCTCGGGAAGTGCACTTCTGAATGATTTGCCTCGCATGGCGCGTATCATCGAGACGATCAAAAAAACCTCCAACAAATCGACCCTCAGCGTCAAAATCCGTTTGGGGTTCGAGACGAAAAACCATATCGAGATCGCCAAGCTCGTTGAATCATGCGGTGCCGATTTCCTTGCCGTTCACGGACGTACCCGTGCGGGAAAATTCAAAGCTCCCGTCGATTACGACGCGATCGGAGAGATTAAGGCCTCTATCGGTATCCCCGTGATCGCCAACGGCGATATCGATTCGTTCGAAAAAGCGCAATGGGTTTTGGAACACACTAAAGCCGATGGTGTGATGATCGGACGCGGAGCGGTCGGTGCGCCGTGGATTTTCCATCAGCTGAAATCTGGCAGTTCTGCCGTCGATCCGTTGATCAAACATGCGATCATTATGGAACATCTCGACGGGATGGTAAGCTTTTACGGCGCACGCGGTGTCGTGACATTTCGCAAGCATGTCCACACCTATTCAAAAGGGTACGAGGGGGCATCGGCATTGCGCGATCAGGTCAACCGCATCGATGATCCCGTACATTTCCGCGCCGTAGTCGATGAGTTTTTCCTCACCCATCGCCAGATCGGTGAGGGATTCAAAGCCTCCGATATGAAATGCGAGTGCTGA
- a CDS encoding DUF3530 family protein gives MRFTLLTILFPIYLFAVSAPEKALYLEGSSDKGIILAHGKGMDPDFKVVKPLRLALHKDMGFHTLSLQMPNQHEAYEDYEKEQPKVDAMIDQSIAFLQSKGVKTIYLMGHSLGAGMTNGYLVSHPNAPIKGYIAIGCRGNKSKVISCTDNMTKIKIKTFDIWGKENSEDEAYALLRAPLVGANYRQYGVEGANHALDGSMEFVIEEIEGWLEQ, from the coding sequence ATGCGTTTTACTCTGTTGACGATTTTATTTCCAATCTATCTATTTGCCGTATCGGCCCCTGAGAAAGCTCTCTATTTGGAAGGTTCATCCGACAAGGGGATTATTTTGGCGCACGGTAAAGGAATGGACCCCGATTTTAAAGTGGTGAAGCCGCTGAGGCTGGCACTCCATAAAGATATGGGATTTCATACCTTATCACTGCAGATGCCTAATCAACACGAAGCCTATGAAGATTATGAAAAAGAACAGCCGAAAGTGGATGCTATGATTGATCAATCGATCGCTTTTTTACAAAGCAAGGGGGTCAAGACGATCTACCTGATGGGACACTCTCTGGGGGCGGGGATGACGAACGGCTATCTGGTTTCTCATCCCAATGCGCCGATCAAGGGATATATCGCTATCGGGTGCCGCGGGAACAAAAGCAAGGTGATTTCATGCACCGATAATATGACGAAAATTAAGATAAAAACGTTCGATATCTGGGGCAAAGAAAACAGTGAAGACGAAGCATATGCCCTATTGCGTGCACCGCTTGTCGGAGCAAATTACCGACAATACGGTGTCGAGGGGGCCAACCATGCTTTGGACGGATCCATGGAATTTGTCATAGAAGAGATAGAGGGATGGTTAGAACAGTAA